In Streptomyces longhuiensis, the following proteins share a genomic window:
- a CDS encoding TerD family protein, with the protein MTAELVRGQNHPLTQTRLEIRVSAGAPVVAGATLSDDEGRVHGRDWVAHPGAPALPGLEVPRQAAADHRLAVDLDAVPEAAHRVSVLLALPTGPGDPDRFGAVAAPFVAVTGLDGSEVASYTITDLDAESAVVALELYRRQGAWKVRAVGQGYAGGLGALLTDQGLPDARALAGEIGEAVARGLARTVAPPPPRTATTGASAMADTGAGASVAGAAVPSTTPPRSNQPPSPPNPRPAHEPQPARPSGQTGPVNYTHPGRQAPAPPAPAPTAPPGEPGQPAVPVAGDATGWSMDERLYNQVWGMFEDLARCVAAYRSAVDFADSRMEQELDKALSDPRSRTGGQGDAAREAARAKHGQLVDRAREVLDRDLAQLAAESAVVEPALPPAYAGWDNPVWHAYRSPMEIPMALRLGDLQLPESRRVGLRIPMLVRLPLERGMWIDSGRSGADALTVSDELRRRAMRSAVEHAARLLAVYPAGEFAVHVIDPAGSAAGALAPLVRAGVLAGPPAAGVAGVSEVLARLTQRVDLVQMAVRGGAADALPPELDTAEQLLIVNDFPHGFDDRAVTQLRYLADEGPAVGVHLLMVADREDAAEYGPVLDPLWRALLRLTPVPDDHLADPWVGHAWTYEPPSVPPGSRILEQVLEEVARARREQGV; encoded by the coding sequence ATGACGGCCGAGCTGGTCCGGGGGCAGAACCACCCCCTCACCCAGACCCGTCTGGAGATCCGCGTGTCGGCGGGGGCGCCGGTCGTGGCGGGCGCGACGCTCAGCGACGACGAGGGCAGGGTGCACGGCCGCGACTGGGTCGCGCACCCCGGCGCCCCCGCGCTGCCGGGGCTCGAGGTCCCGCGGCAGGCGGCGGCCGACCACCGCCTCGCCGTCGATCTGGACGCCGTGCCCGAGGCCGCCCACCGCGTCAGCGTGCTGCTCGCGCTGCCCACCGGACCCGGCGACCCCGACCGCTTCGGCGCCGTCGCGGCCCCCTTCGTCGCCGTCACGGGACTCGACGGCTCCGAGGTCGCGAGCTACACCATCACCGACCTCGACGCCGAGTCCGCCGTCGTAGCCCTGGAGCTGTACCGCCGCCAGGGCGCGTGGAAGGTACGCGCGGTGGGCCAGGGGTACGCGGGCGGCCTCGGCGCACTCCTGACCGACCAGGGGCTCCCGGACGCGAGGGCTCTCGCGGGTGAGATCGGTGAAGCGGTGGCGCGAGGGCTCGCCCGTACGGTGGCGCCGCCTCCGCCCCGGACGGCGACCACCGGGGCGAGCGCCATGGCGGACACCGGAGCGGGGGCGTCCGTCGCGGGCGCCGCGGTGCCGAGCACCACCCCGCCCCGCTCCAACCAGCCCCCGTCACCCCCGAACCCCCGACCGGCGCACGAGCCCCAGCCGGCCCGCCCCTCAGGGCAGACCGGCCCCGTCAACTACACGCACCCCGGCCGACAGGCGCCCGCACCACCCGCCCCCGCGCCCACGGCGCCCCCCGGAGAGCCGGGGCAGCCCGCCGTCCCCGTCGCCGGTGACGCGACCGGCTGGTCCATGGACGAGCGGCTCTACAACCAGGTGTGGGGCATGTTCGAGGACCTGGCCCGCTGCGTCGCCGCGTACCGCAGCGCCGTCGACTTCGCGGACTCCCGTATGGAGCAGGAGCTCGACAAGGCCCTGTCCGACCCGCGCAGCCGGACCGGCGGCCAGGGGGACGCCGCGCGCGAGGCCGCCCGGGCCAAGCACGGGCAGCTCGTCGACCGGGCGAGGGAGGTCCTCGACCGTGACCTCGCCCAGCTGGCCGCCGAGTCCGCCGTCGTCGAGCCCGCCCTGCCCCCGGCCTACGCGGGCTGGGACAACCCGGTCTGGCACGCGTACCGCAGCCCGATGGAGATCCCGATGGCCCTGCGCCTGGGCGACCTCCAGTTGCCCGAGTCCCGCAGGGTGGGCCTGCGCATCCCGATGCTCGTGCGGCTCCCTCTGGAGCGCGGCATGTGGATCGACAGCGGCCGCTCCGGGGCGGACGCGCTCACCGTGTCCGACGAGCTGCGCCGCCGTGCCATGCGCAGCGCCGTCGAGCATGCCGCGCGGCTCCTCGCGGTCTACCCGGCGGGCGAGTTCGCCGTGCATGTCATCGACCCCGCCGGATCGGCAGCGGGGGCGCTCGCCCCGCTCGTGCGGGCCGGAGTGCTCGCCGGGCCGCCGGCGGCGGGCGTGGCGGGCGTCTCCGAGGTGCTCGCCCGGCTCACGCAGCGCGTGGACCTCGTGCAGATGGCGGTCCGCGGCGGGGCTGCCGACGCGCTGCCGCCCGAACTGGACACGGCCGAGCAGCTGCTGATCGTCAACGACTTCCCCCACGGCTTCGACGACCGCGCGGTGACACAGCTGCGCTATCTCGCCGACGAGGGTCCCGCCGTCGGCGTCCACCTCCTGATGGTCGCCGACCGCGAGGACGCCGCCGAGTACGGACCGGTCCTCGACCCGCTCTGGCGCGCGCTGCTCAGGCTCACTCCGGTGCCCGACGACCACCTGGCCGACCCGTGGGTGGGGCACGCATGGACGTACGAGCCGCCGAGTGTCCCGCCCGGCAGCCGGATCCTGGAGCAGGTCCTCGAAGAGGTCGCCAGAGCGCGCCGGGAGCAAGGTGTCTGA
- a CDS encoding glycerophosphodiester phosphodiesterase, translating to MSARAATATAALAGFVGILALPTAAEAAPQHDAPVVVAHRGASGYAPENTLQAIDKARELGFDWVENDVQRTKDGRLVVIHDTNLARTTNVEQIFPGRAPYNVGDFTAAEIAKLDAGSWKGAEFTGARVPTLTQYLDRVDHNHQKLLMEIKAPELYPGIEKDVLRELGKEGWLNRDHIRNHLVIQSFSADSVRTVHERRPDITTGFLGTPDVSELPRYAQFADQINPSNGTISDWYVAAVHAFKGPHHKRLKLFTWTVNDAAAARRAAGLGVDGIITNVPDAVRKAVGGRE from the coding sequence GTGTCCGCACGCGCAGCCACCGCGACCGCCGCCCTGGCGGGATTCGTCGGCATCCTGGCCCTCCCCACCGCCGCCGAGGCGGCCCCGCAGCACGACGCACCCGTGGTCGTCGCACACCGCGGCGCCTCCGGGTACGCGCCCGAGAACACCCTCCAGGCCATCGACAAGGCCCGCGAACTCGGCTTCGACTGGGTCGAGAACGACGTGCAGCGCACCAAGGACGGCCGGCTCGTCGTCATCCACGACACCAATCTGGCGCGCACCACGAACGTCGAACAGATTTTCCCCGGCCGCGCCCCGTACAACGTCGGCGACTTCACCGCGGCGGAGATCGCCAAGCTCGACGCCGGCAGCTGGAAGGGCGCCGAGTTCACCGGCGCCCGTGTCCCGACCCTGACGCAGTACCTGGATCGGGTCGACCACAACCACCAGAAGCTCCTCATGGAGATCAAGGCCCCGGAACTCTACCCGGGCATCGAGAAGGACGTCCTGCGCGAGCTCGGCAAGGAGGGCTGGCTCAACCGCGATCACATCAGGAACCACCTGGTGATCCAGAGCTTCAGCGCAGACAGCGTACGCACCGTGCACGAGCGCCGCCCGGACATCACGACGGGTTTCCTCGGCACCCCCGACGTCAGCGAACTGCCCCGGTACGCCCAGTTCGCCGATCAGATCAACCCCAGCAACGGGACGATCTCCGACTGGTACGTCGCAGCGGTGCACGCTTTCAAGGGTCCGCACCACAAGCGCCTCAAACTCTTCACCTGGACCGTGAACGACGCGGCGGCCGCGCGGCGCGCGGCCGGTCTCGGCGTGGACGGCATCATCACGAACGTCCCCGATGCCGTGCGTAAGGCGGTGGGCGGCCGCGAGTAG
- a CDS encoding MHYT domain-containing protein — protein sequence MQGTVDGFSYGLVTPLVAFFMACLGGALGLRCTTRSLLVTQSWRPGWLALGAAAIGSGIWTMHFIAMMGFRVQGTPIHYDKLTTFASLGVAIVMVGVGIFIVGYRGATGAALFTGGTVTGLGVASMHYLGMAGMRLHGTLQYNTFTVGASVVIAMAAATAALWAAVQVRGFTWSVGASLVMGLAVTGMHYTGMAALDVHVHGSAGAPAGDTPAELLAPLMIGPLCFLLLAGVVVVFDPMMMTGRPDRRDAVEAASRAGRTVRPLRRAG from the coding sequence ATGCAGGGCACGGTCGACGGATTCAGCTATGGACTGGTCACGCCGCTGGTGGCGTTCTTCATGGCCTGCCTCGGCGGGGCACTGGGTCTGCGCTGCACCACCAGATCGCTGCTCGTCACCCAGTCCTGGCGGCCCGGCTGGCTCGCGCTCGGCGCGGCGGCGATCGGGTCCGGAATCTGGACGATGCACTTCATCGCGATGATGGGCTTCCGCGTGCAGGGCACCCCGATCCACTACGACAAACTGACGACGTTCGCGAGCCTGGGCGTCGCCATCGTCATGGTCGGGGTCGGGATCTTCATCGTCGGCTACCGGGGTGCGACGGGAGCGGCTCTGTTCACCGGCGGCACGGTCACCGGTCTGGGTGTCGCGTCGATGCACTACCTCGGTATGGCCGGTATGCGCCTACACGGGACGCTTCAGTACAACACCTTCACCGTCGGCGCCTCCGTAGTGATCGCCATGGCCGCCGCCACCGCCGCGCTCTGGGCCGCGGTCCAGGTCAGGGGGTTCACCTGGAGCGTCGGCGCGAGCCTCGTCATGGGTCTCGCGGTGACCGGCATGCACTACACCGGAATGGCCGCCCTCGACGTCCACGTGCACGGAAGCGCCGGCGCCCCTGCCGGCGACACCCCCGCCGAACTCCTCGCGCCCCTGATGATCGGCCCCCTGTGCTTCTTGCTCCTGGCCGGCGTCGTGGTGGTGTTCGACCCGATGATGATGACCGGAAGGCCCGACCGGCGGGACGCCGTCGAGGCCGCGAGCAGGGCGGGCCGGACCGTGCGCCCGCTGCGCCGGGCAGGCTGA
- a CDS encoding calcium:proton antiporter: MIAGLRRLVTQWTAVVPVLAVVLLVFTWGRSLPGAVVAVVSVVLAASVLAAVHHAEVVAHRVGEPFGSLVLAVAVTVIEVALIVTLMVDGGEKGATLARDTVFAAVMITCNGIVGLSLLAAAFRHRVAVFQSEGTGGALATVATLATLCLVVPTFTTSKPGPEFSTSQLIFAASAALVLYGIFVATQTVRHRDYFLPITKQGNVIDGDDHADAPTTRTALISLGFLGLALVAVVGLAKGVSPTIESGVEAAGMPHSVVGVIIALLVLLPETIAALRAARRDRVQTSLNLALGSAMASIGLTIPAVAIASFWLSGPLVLGLGATQMVLLVLTMLVSTLTVVPGRATPLQGGVHLVVFAAYVELAVTP, encoded by the coding sequence ATGATCGCTGGGCTCCGGAGACTGGTCACGCAATGGACGGCCGTCGTCCCCGTCCTGGCGGTCGTCCTGCTGGTGTTCACCTGGGGCCGCTCGCTGCCGGGCGCCGTCGTGGCCGTCGTCTCCGTCGTGCTCGCCGCGTCCGTGCTCGCCGCCGTCCACCACGCCGAGGTGGTGGCCCACCGCGTCGGCGAACCCTTCGGCTCCCTCGTACTCGCCGTCGCCGTCACCGTGATCGAAGTGGCGCTGATCGTCACCCTCATGGTCGACGGCGGAGAGAAGGGTGCCACGCTGGCCCGTGACACCGTCTTCGCCGCCGTCATGATCACCTGCAACGGCATCGTCGGACTGAGTCTGCTCGCCGCCGCGTTCCGGCACCGCGTCGCCGTCTTCCAGTCCGAGGGCACCGGCGGCGCGCTCGCCACGGTCGCCACCCTGGCCACGCTCTGCCTGGTCGTGCCGACGTTCACCACGAGCAAGCCGGGCCCGGAGTTCTCCACCTCGCAGCTGATCTTCGCGGCCTCCGCCGCGCTCGTCCTGTACGGGATCTTCGTGGCGACCCAGACCGTGCGGCACCGCGACTACTTCCTGCCGATCACCAAGCAGGGCAACGTCATCGACGGCGACGACCACGCGGACGCGCCCACCACCCGCACCGCCCTGATCAGCCTCGGCTTTCTCGGACTCGCCCTCGTCGCCGTCGTCGGCCTCGCCAAAGGCGTGTCACCGACGATCGAGTCGGGCGTCGAAGCAGCCGGGATGCCGCACTCCGTCGTCGGTGTGATCATCGCGCTCCTCGTCCTGCTGCCCGAGACGATCGCGGCCCTGCGCGCGGCCCGCCGTGACCGCGTCCAGACGAGCCTCAACCTCGCGCTCGGCTCCGCGATGGCCAGCATCGGACTGACCATCCCGGCCGTCGCCATCGCGTCGTTCTGGCTGTCGGGGCCCCTCGTCCTCGGGCTCGGCGCCACGCAGATGGTGCTGCTGGTCCTGACGATGCTGGTGAGCACGCTGACCGTCGTCCCCGGCCGCGCCACCCCGCTCCAGGGAGGCGTCCACCTCGTGGTGTTCGCCGCGTACGTGGAGCTGGCCGTCACGCCGTGA
- a CDS encoding MBL fold metallo-hydrolase: MTYSGAVKVGGPADVHELQNLMISKVAVGAMNNNAYLLRCRATGEQLLIDAAADAETLLTLIGDDGIASVVTTHQHGDHWQALAQVVEVTGPRTYAGRYDAEGIPVPTDVLVEDGDTITVGRVSLTARHLVGHTPGSIALVYDDPHGHPHVFTGDCLFPGGVGNTWKDPKAFTSLIDDVESKIFGELPDETWVYPGHGNDTTLGAERPHLPEWRERGW, encoded by the coding sequence ATGACGTACAGCGGAGCGGTGAAGGTCGGCGGCCCGGCGGATGTGCACGAGCTGCAGAACCTGATGATCTCCAAGGTCGCGGTCGGCGCGATGAACAACAACGCGTATCTGCTGCGCTGCCGCGCCACCGGCGAGCAGCTCCTCATCGACGCGGCCGCCGACGCGGAGACCCTGCTGACCCTGATCGGGGACGACGGCATCGCGTCCGTCGTCACGACGCATCAGCACGGCGACCACTGGCAGGCACTCGCCCAGGTCGTGGAGGTCACGGGCCCCCGTACGTACGCGGGCCGTTACGACGCGGAGGGCATCCCGGTCCCCACGGACGTGCTCGTGGAGGACGGGGACACGATCACCGTGGGCCGGGTCTCGCTGACCGCCCGGCACCTGGTCGGTCACACGCCCGGATCGATCGCCCTCGTCTACGACGACCCGCACGGCCACCCCCACGTCTTCACCGGAGACTGCCTGTTCCCGGGCGGCGTGGGGAACACGTGGAAGGACCCGAAGGCCTTCACGAGCCTGATCGACGACGTCGAGTCGAAGATCTTCGGCGAGCTCCCCGACGAGACGTGGGTCTACCCCGGGCACGGGAACGACACGACGCTCGGCGCCGAGCGGCCGCATCTGCCGGAGTGGCGCGAGCGCGGCTGGTGA
- a CDS encoding maleylpyruvate isomerase family mycothiol-dependent enzyme, with protein sequence MSDHVRDLASVREATDRLLTAVGTLDNAAVAESSRLPGWTRGHVLAHLARNADALANVLAGRPMYPSAEARDADIERDAPRDLREQLEDLRTSAAGFEARAEVPSDWTRTVELRNGVKDSASRIPFRRWVEVDLHHVDLGIGYDLEDLPAEFVEREIDFLAERFAGHPAMPSTGLKSDGGLVWTTGGGAGTGPVGVAGPAPELLGWLSGRRDGSGLTVEGGQLPVVPPL encoded by the coding sequence ATGAGCGATCATGTGCGCGACCTGGCCTCTGTACGTGAAGCGACCGACCGGCTCCTCACCGCTGTCGGCACGTTGGACAACGCGGCTGTGGCCGAGTCGTCACGGCTTCCCGGCTGGACCCGGGGCCACGTCCTCGCCCACCTCGCCCGTAACGCGGACGCCCTCGCGAACGTCCTCGCGGGCCGGCCCATGTACCCGAGCGCCGAGGCGCGCGACGCGGACATCGAGCGGGACGCCCCGCGCGACCTCCGCGAGCAGCTCGAGGACCTGCGGACCAGCGCCGCCGGATTCGAGGCCCGGGCCGAGGTCCCGTCCGACTGGACGCGCACGGTCGAGCTGCGCAACGGCGTCAAGGACTCCGCCTCCCGGATCCCCTTCCGGCGCTGGGTCGAGGTCGACCTGCACCACGTCGACCTCGGGATCGGATACGACCTGGAGGATCTGCCGGCGGAGTTCGTCGAGCGGGAGATCGACTTCCTCGCCGAGCGCTTCGCGGGGCACCCCGCCATGCCGTCGACCGGCCTCAAGTCGGACGGCGGCCTGGTGTGGACGACAGGCGGCGGCGCCGGAACGGGTCCGGTCGGTGTCGCGGGCCCAGCCCCGGAGCTGCTCGGCTGGCTCTCCGGGCGGCGCGACGGCTCCGGGCTCACCGTCGAAGGCGGACAGCTGCCTGTCGTACCCCCGCTATAG
- a CDS encoding TerC family protein: MDVSMTLWVLTILGLVALIAVDFFIGRKPHDVSIKEAGIWTVVWIVLAALFGVGLLIWGNAQASGEFFAGFITEKSLSVDNLFVFILIMAKFSVPSQLQQRVLLFGVLIALVLRAVFIAAGAAVIANFSWIFYIFGAFLIYTAWKLIQEAMSDDEEDEFEENRLLKSIEKKFGVADRYHGTKLFIRVNGKRILTPLMVVMLAIGTTDVLFAMDSIPAIFGLTQDPYIVFTANAFALMGLRQLYFLIGGLLRKLVYLSYGLSVILGFIGVKLVLHALHESGVHVPEISIPVSLAVICGVLAVTTIASLIASKKQAQKQALDGGDDGDQDGGATDGARKDSIKA, encoded by the coding sequence GTGGACGTATCGATGACCCTTTGGGTGCTGACCATTCTTGGTCTGGTCGCCCTGATCGCGGTCGACTTCTTCATCGGGCGCAAGCCCCACGACGTATCGATCAAGGAAGCAGGAATCTGGACGGTCGTCTGGATCGTGCTGGCCGCCCTCTTCGGGGTCGGACTGCTGATCTGGGGGAACGCACAGGCTTCGGGCGAGTTCTTCGCCGGCTTCATCACCGAGAAGTCGCTGAGCGTCGACAACCTCTTCGTCTTCATCCTGATCATGGCGAAGTTCTCGGTGCCGTCCCAGCTGCAGCAGCGCGTCCTGCTGTTCGGTGTGCTGATAGCCCTGGTGCTGCGCGCCGTCTTCATCGCGGCCGGTGCCGCGGTCATCGCCAACTTCTCGTGGATCTTCTACATCTTCGGCGCGTTCCTCATCTACACCGCCTGGAAGCTCATCCAGGAAGCGATGTCGGACGACGAGGAAGACGAGTTCGAGGAGAACCGCCTCCTCAAGTCCATCGAGAAGAAGTTCGGCGTCGCCGACCGGTACCACGGCACGAAGCTGTTCATCCGGGTCAACGGCAAGCGGATCCTGACGCCCCTCATGGTCGTCATGCTGGCGATCGGCACGACCGACGTGCTGTTCGCGATGGACTCGATCCCGGCGATCTTCGGCCTGACCCAGGACCCGTACATCGTCTTCACGGCCAACGCGTTCGCGTTGATGGGTCTGCGCCAGCTGTACTTCCTCATCGGCGGACTCCTCAGGAAGCTGGTCTACCTCAGCTATGGCCTGTCGGTGATCCTCGGCTTCATCGGTGTGAAGCTCGTCCTGCACGCGCTGCACGAGTCGGGGGTGCACGTGCCGGAGATCTCCATCCCGGTCTCCCTGGCCGTCATCTGTGGTGTCCTGGCGGTCACCACCATCGCCAGCCTCATCGCCTCCAAGAAGCAGGCGCAGAAGCAGGCCCTCGACGGTGGGGACGACGGCGACCAGGACGGCGGCGCGACCGACGGCGCCCGCAAGGACAGCATCAAGGCCTGA
- the uvrB gene encoding excinuclease ABC subunit UvrB gives MRPVSKIERTVAPFEVVSPYQPSGDQPTAIADLERRITAGEKDVVLLGATGTGKSATTAWMIEKLQRPTLVMAPNKTLAAQLANEFRELLPNNAVEYFVSYYDYYQPEAYVPQSDTYIEKDSSINEEVERLRHSATNSLLTRRDVVVVASVSCIYGLGTPQEYVDRMVSLKVGDEIDRDELLRRFVDIQYTRNDVAFSRGTFRVRGDTIEIFPVYEELAVRIEMFGDEIESLSTLHPLTGEVISDDESLYVFPATHYVAGPERLERAANDIEKELGERLAELEKQGKMLEAQRLRMRTTYDLEMLRQIGSCSGVENYSMHFDGRSPGSPPNTLLDYFPDDFLLVIDESHVTVPQIGAMYEGDASRKRTLVDHGFRLPSALDNRPLKWEEFQERIGQTVYLSATPGKYELARGDGFVEQIIRPTGLIDPEVVVKPTEGQIDDLVHEIRKRTEKDERVLVTTLTKKMAEDLTEYFLELGIQVRYLHSDVDTLRRVELLRELRAGEYDVLVGINLLREGLDLPEVSLVAILDADKEGFLRSGTSLIQTIGRAARNVSGQVHMYADKITPAMEKAIDETNRRREKQIAYNKEKGIDPQPLRKKINDIVASIAREDVDTEELLGSGYRKGAKDGKGAKAPVPALAKAGAKKTGGKAGKGKAAQTVPTDRPAAELAEQIEELTDRMRAAAGDLQFEIAARLRDEVSEMKKELRQMKEAGLA, from the coding sequence ATGCGGCCCGTATCCAAGATCGAACGCACGGTGGCGCCTTTCGAGGTCGTCAGTCCCTACCAGCCAAGCGGCGACCAGCCGACAGCCATCGCCGACCTGGAGCGGCGCATCACCGCAGGTGAGAAGGATGTCGTCCTCCTCGGTGCGACCGGAACAGGTAAGTCCGCCACCACCGCGTGGATGATCGAGAAGCTTCAGCGCCCCACCCTCGTGATGGCGCCGAACAAGACGCTGGCCGCCCAGCTGGCCAACGAGTTCCGCGAGCTGCTGCCGAACAACGCGGTCGAGTACTTCGTCTCGTACTACGACTACTACCAGCCCGAGGCGTACGTCCCGCAGTCGGACACCTACATCGAGAAGGACTCCTCGATCAACGAGGAGGTGGAGCGCCTGCGCCACTCCGCGACGAACTCGCTGCTCACCCGGCGGGACGTCGTCGTGGTCGCCTCCGTCTCGTGCATCTACGGCCTGGGCACGCCGCAGGAGTACGTCGACCGCATGGTGTCGCTCAAGGTCGGCGACGAGATCGACCGGGACGAGCTGCTGCGCCGCTTCGTCGACATCCAGTACACGCGCAACGACGTGGCTTTCAGCCGCGGCACGTTCCGCGTCCGCGGCGACACCATCGAGATCTTCCCGGTCTACGAGGAGCTCGCCGTCCGCATCGAGATGTTCGGCGACGAGATCGAGTCCCTCTCCACCCTCCACCCCCTCACCGGCGAGGTCATCAGCGACGACGAGTCGCTGTACGTCTTCCCGGCCACGCACTACGTGGCGGGCCCCGAGCGCCTGGAGCGCGCGGCGAACGACATCGAGAAGGAGCTCGGGGAGCGCCTCGCGGAGCTGGAGAAGCAGGGCAAGATGCTCGAGGCCCAGCGGCTGCGCATGCGCACCACGTACGACCTCGAGATGCTCCGCCAGATCGGCTCCTGCTCCGGCGTGGAGAACTACTCGATGCACTTCGACGGCCGCTCGCCCGGCTCCCCGCCGAACACGCTGCTCGACTACTTCCCGGACGACTTCCTTCTCGTCATCGACGAGTCGCATGTCACCGTTCCGCAGATCGGCGCCATGTACGAGGGCGACGCCTCCCGCAAGCGCACCCTCGTCGACCACGGCTTCCGGCTCCCGTCCGCCCTGGACAACCGTCCCCTGAAGTGGGAGGAGTTCCAGGAGCGCATCGGCCAGACCGTGTACCTGTCGGCCACCCCGGGCAAGTACGAGCTCGCGCGGGGCGACGGCTTCGTGGAGCAGATCATCCGCCCCACGGGCCTCATCGACCCCGAGGTCGTGGTCAAGCCCACCGAGGGCCAGATCGACGACCTGGTGCACGAGATCCGCAAGCGCACCGAGAAGGACGAGCGCGTCCTCGTCACCACGCTCACCAAGAAGATGGCCGAGGACCTCACCGAGTACTTCCTGGAGCTCGGCATCCAGGTGCGCTACCTGCACAGCGACGTCGACACACTGCGCCGCGTCGAGCTGCTGCGCGAACTGCGCGCGGGCGAGTACGACGTCCTCGTCGGCATCAACCTGCTCCGTGAGGGCCTCGACCTGCCCGAGGTCTCCCTGGTGGCGATCCTCGACGCCGACAAGGAGGGCTTCCTGCGCTCCGGCACCTCCCTGATCCAGACCATCGGCCGCGCCGCGCGCAACGTGTCCGGCCAGGTCCATATGTACGCGGACAAGATCACCCCGGCGATGGAGAAGGCCATCGACGAGACCAATCGCCGCCGGGAGAAGCAGATCGCGTACAACAAGGAGAAGGGGATCGACCCCCAGCCGCTCCGCAAGAAGATCAACGACATCGTCGCGTCCATCGCGCGCGAGGACGTCGACACCGAGGAACTCCTCGGCTCCGGCTACCGCAAGGGCGCGAAGGACGGCAAGGGTGCCAAGGCGCCCGTGCCCGCGCTCGCCAAGGCCGGCGCCAAGAAGACCGGCGGCAAGGCCGGGAAGGGCAAGGCGGCACAGACGGTCCCCACCGACCGTCCCGCGGCCGAACTCGCCGAGCAGATCGAGGAGTTGACCGACCGGATGCGGGCGGCCGCCGGGGATCTCCAGTTCGAGATCGCCGCACGGCTGCGTGACGAGGTGTCGGAGATGAAGAAGGAGCTGCGCCAGATGAAGGAGGCCGGGCTGGCCTGA
- a CDS encoding TerD family protein: MTANFSKGPGVNLSKGQAISLQKQDGGTLTAVRMGLGWQAAPRRGLFGSRTREIDLDASAVLFADKQPVDVVFFRHLVSDDGSVRHTGDNLVGGAGQGGDDEAILVDLQRVPVHIDQIVFTVNSFTGQTFQEVQNAFCRLVDETNGQELARYTLDGGGQYTAQIMAKVHRAGAGWQMTALGSPANGRTFQDLMPAILPGL; this comes from the coding sequence GTGACGGCCAACTTTTCCAAGGGTCCTGGTGTCAACCTGAGCAAGGGCCAGGCGATCAGCCTGCAGAAGCAGGACGGGGGCACCCTGACGGCCGTCCGGATGGGACTCGGCTGGCAGGCCGCCCCGCGCCGTGGCCTCTTCGGATCCCGCACGCGGGAGATCGACCTCGACGCCTCGGCGGTCCTGTTCGCGGACAAGCAGCCGGTGGACGTCGTCTTCTTCCGCCACCTCGTCAGCGACGACGGCTCCGTGCGCCACACCGGTGACAACCTGGTCGGCGGCGCGGGCCAGGGCGGCGACGACGAGGCGATCCTCGTCGACCTCCAGCGCGTCCCGGTCCACATCGACCAGATCGTCTTCACGGTGAACTCCTTCACCGGCCAGACCTTCCAGGAGGTGCAGAACGCGTTCTGCCGCCTGGTCGACGAGACCAACGGCCAGGAGCTGGCCCGCTACACGCTCGACGGCGGCGGCCAGTACACCGCCCAGATCATGGCGAAGGTGCACCGCGCGGGCGCGGGCTGGCAGATGACCGCCCTGGGCTCGCCGGCCAACGGCCGCACGTTCCAGGACCTCATGCCGGCGATCCTGCCGGGCCTGTGA
- the aroQ gene encoding type II 3-dehydroquinate dehydratase: MPRTLANAPIMVLNGPNLNLLGRRQPEIYGSDTLADVEALCAKAAAVHGGSVDFRQSNHEGELVDWIHEARQNHVGIVINPAAYSHTSVAILDALKACDGLPVIEVHISNIHQREEFRHHSYVSLRADGVIAGCGVQGYAFAVERVAALAEPGVATV, from the coding sequence GTGCCCCGCACCCTCGCCAACGCCCCGATCATGGTCCTGAACGGCCCGAACCTGAACCTCCTCGGCCGCCGGCAGCCGGAGATCTACGGGTCCGACACCCTCGCGGACGTCGAGGCCCTGTGCGCCAAGGCCGCGGCCGTGCACGGCGGGAGCGTCGACTTCCGGCAGTCCAACCACGAGGGTGAGCTGGTGGACTGGATCCACGAGGCGCGCCAGAACCACGTGGGCATCGTGATCAACCCGGCCGCCTACTCGCACACGTCGGTGGCGATCCTGGACGCCCTCAAGGCATGCGACGGCCTGCCCGTCATCGAGGTCCACATCTCCAACATCCACCAGCGCGAGGAGTTCAGGCACCACTCCTACGTGTCCCTCAGGGCCGACGGCGTGATCGCCGGATGCGGGGTCCAGGGGTACGCGTTCGCGGTGGAGCGGGTGGCGGCCCTGGCCGAGCCAGGCGTGGCCACGGTCTAG